The nucleotide sequence ATCATCGATATCAAGTACGTGTTTTATCCGCTCGACCTGATTGCTGCTCTTGTCAGCTTCTCTGCCTATTGGTTCAAGCGATTCTTTCGCAATGCAGAGGAAAAGGCAAAGCTAACGGAGCAATTAAAAGAAGCGGACAAGCTCAAAGACCAGTTTCTCGCCCATACCTCGCATGAACTGAGGACGCCATTGCACGGCATCATGAATATCGCCCAGACTGTCGTCAACAATGAAAAGCATGCCATGGGTGGTCGCAGCACACAGGATATGGAGCTCTTAATTACGATCAGTCGCAGAATGGCGCATTTACTGGACGATTTGCTAGATGTCGTGCGATTGCAGGACAAGCATATCGTGTTGCAGAAGAAGCCGTTGCATATTCAATCGGTAGTTTCCGGCATCATCAGCATGCTCACCTATATGGTAGAGGGCAAGCCTGTTCAACTGAAAATGGACATACCGGAATCCATCCCGCCAATCTTGGCAGATGAGAAGCGGCTAGTCCAGATTCTGTTCAATCTTGTTCACAATGCACTGAAATTCACGGAAGAAGGATCGGTCATCGTTTCTGCTGAGATCGTGGAAGGACAGGTGGCGATCTATGTATCCGATACAGGGATCGGGATGGATGAGCATACCAAGGCACGTATATTTTTGCCGTATGAACAGGGAGCACAAGCAACGAACGATGGAGGAGGAATCGGCCTCGGTCTTGCTATTTGTACACAGTTGGTAGAGCTGCATGATAGCGAGCTGAGAGTCGACTCTGAACCGGGCAAAGGCTCGGTATTTAGCTTCTGGCTGCCCGTGGTTAGTACAGATGAGATGAAAGCAGCCGAGAGCCAATATGTGGAGCAGATAGATAAGAACAATCAAGTGATGGCTACCAATCAGATAGGGCAAAGTGAAGCTCCAGATATATTGGCTTTCCAGCAAACGGCTGCGCATGCAACTGTTGACAGAAAGGCGAACATATTAGCGATCGATGACGACCCGGTTAACCTAAGGGTGCTGGATCGAATGCTCTCATCCTCGCATTACCAAATCACCACGTGTACATCGCCAAGAGACGCACTCGATCTGCTTTTTACAGAGCAGTGGGATTTGCTTATCATCGATGTCATGATGCCGCATATGTCGGGCTACGAGTTGACGCAAAAGGTCAGGGAGCATTTCTCTGTTTCCGAGCTTCCGATCTTGCTCTTAACGGCGCGCAGCCAGTCTGAGGATGTATACACCGGATATTTGTCTGGTGCGAATGACTATGTCTGCAAACCAGTCGATGGCATGGAGCTGAAATATCGCGTTTGGTCGTTGACGACGCTCAAGCAAACAGTCGATGAACGACTTCGCATGGAGGCTGCCTATTTGCAGGCGCAGATTCACCCGCACTTCTTGTTCAACACACTTAGCTCGATTATGGCATTGAGCGATATTGATACGGAGAAGATGCGTAAACTCGGGGATGCGTTTACCGCCTTCTTGCATATCAGCTTTGACTTTTTGAATACAGGAAAACAAGTTGCACTCTCCCATGAGCTGGAGCTCGTCCAAGCCTATCTTTACATTGAAAAGGAACGATTTGGCGAGCGGATACAGATCGTGTGGGAGGTCGAGCCTGATATCGATCTTCTCATCCCGCCACTAACCATTCAGCCGCTGGTTGAGAATGCAATCAACCATGGTCTTTTTACCCGAATAGAGGGAGGAACTCTCCATATCCGCATCGTCCGGCAAAAGAACGCCACTCTTTTTGAGGTGAAGGATGACGGTATCGGGATGGAGGAAGCGACTGTGCGACAAATTCTCGATTTATCAAAGCAGGAGAGAGGCGGAATCGGAGTGTCCAACACGAATCGGAGACTGACGCAAATGTACGGGAAGGGCTTGCGCATCACGAGTAAGCTGGGTGAAGGAACGACGGTGTCGTTTGTTATACCGGATCGGACGCAATAGAACAGGCTTGTTATTTTAGCACCCTGGATCACTGTTACTGGTGAAGCAGGGTGCTTTCTCGCGTTTCCTATACCTCGGAACGCCGTTTACCCGCCTCTACATTCATAAGAATTACAGGCGTTACAGTCATAGTCACCATAGCGATTACCATAGATGGCACATCTAGCACAAAGGTAACAACAATTAGCTCCACTCGGATCATTTGGATTCAGCCGCTCACATTCTTCTCGAAGACGATTGGCTAGGTCTCTGCGATAATCCTGATAAGTGCCATAGTGTACGAAGCGTCCGTTGACTTTCCTGAACCCCTTCGATTTTTTTCTTTTCAAGAAGGCCCCATCCTTTCATGACAATCTAACACAGGATATGCCATGATTTTTCCAATGATTGGACATGCGGCTATTCCCGTTGAAAGAAATCATGAGGAGTTGAAAAACGACATCAGTGTCGTTTATAATGGTCTCACCAACAAAAACGACATCTATGTATATTTTGTACAAAGGAGGTTAACCCAAACCCGATGGCCCCAAAAGTAAGCGACGAATACAAAACCAAAAAGAAAACCGAATTGCTGCAAGCGGCGAAACGTGTGTTCATCACAAAAGGCTATACACGGGCTACCATGCAAGACGTCATGGACGAGGCTGGTGTATCGCGGGGAGCCTTGTACGCTTACTTCGACAACCTGGAGCACTTATATTTGGAGCTGCTGCAATTCGAGGATCAACAGGATGTACAGTTTTTCACACCAATTGCTGGCGAAACGTCCTGGAATCAAATCACCAAATGGGTCTACAAACAGCAGGTTGAGATCGAGAACATCGAACAAACACTGTCCCAAGCCAACTCAGAGTTTTTCCTGTCACTGAAAGACCAGCAAAAGCAACAGAGCTATCCATACATCACGACTCGCTATGAAAAAATGGTCGATGTGTTGATAGCTTTCTTCGCGCATGGGACGGCGACAGGTGAGTTCAAGCCACAACTACCACCTGAGGCGATTGCTCGCTATCTCATCTCGGTTATCGATGGACTGATGCTGGATACCGCGCATTTGGGCGCAGAGAAAACGAAGGTGCCCGCGCAGATGGAAGCACTGTTGTTTTCATTGAGAGCGATGCTCGGACCGGTTCAATAAGGAGGGGGGAAGAATGTTGTTTCAATCAGAGAGAATCTATCTGAGAAAAATGACGGGGGAGGATGTGGACGTCTACCACACGTGGAGAAATGACGTGGAAGTCATGTGGACAACGAGTCCGTCTATGGACGTCTTTACCCGGGACGATACGAACGGGTTTGTGAATCAGGTCATCCTGCATGCAAGCTCCTCGAAGAGCTACATGATCGTAGACAGCCAAACCAATCGACCGATCGGGATTACTTCGCTCATTCAAATCGACCTGAAAAACCGCCATGCGGAATGCATCATTGATATTGGAGAGAAGGAATACTGGGGAAAAGGGTATGGAGGAGAAGCGCTGAAGCTGCTGCTGGATTATGCTTTTTTGGAAATGAATCTGCATCGGGTATCGCTGCGCGTCTTTTCCTTTAACGAAAAGGCCATAAAGCTGTATGAAAGGCTCGGATTCAAGCAAGAGGGGATCTCGCGGCAGTTTTTGTTTCGAGAGGGAAAATGGCATGATCTCGTGCACATGGGGATTTTGCAGCAGGAATATATCTCATAAAAAGAAAGGCTGGCGGTACGAAGGGTACCATCAGCCTTTTGCGTATGAGTGAGTCTCTTATTTTTCGGCGTAAATCGGTACTTCCCACTCTACATTTTTGTGTTCAACCATTCGTTTCTCGGAAGTAATAATCAGTTGCTTAGGCAGGGTTGTGAGGTTTTCTAAGAAGATCGTACCTCCAAAAATCGCCCGGCCATTTTCATACTCAGTCTTATCGATTAAGTAGTCGGGGTCTTCGTATTTTTTCCCGGTCTCGTCTGTAATGGTCCAGTATTGATAGGGACCCATAGCGGCAGTATCTGGAGAGAGAGTTGCCTCGAATGTCAGGTCGTAGCCTTCCAATTTCGTGGTAGTCCCATCGTCGTTCACGCGGTGATGGCCGTCATAGCCTTCAAAATCAACGACTGCGTTTGGATCCTTTTGATATTTTTTGAAAGTAAACTGATCTCCCTGGTCATCCGCTGTG is from Brevibacillus brevis and encodes:
- a CDS encoding ATP-binding protein; its protein translation is MHTMTKRSNHNRSHSKALISKYLLILLLFLAFLLGLRMFWFSFHTFPERPPVVQGVLDMRGWDFENSPSISLDGEWEFLPNSFVTHEEFKQSSNDERQYVQVPGDWSSAFSRDSPSPYGYGTYRLRILVDQPLNQPYTLWVPQVEASSTVEVNGEILARVGVPATTAEAYTPQKASFTVTYNAGDAKVIEVLVRTANYHNPIEGGIIRSIYFGSQAAIDTERWYSIGFQMATFLILLLHGLYAGILYVLNARYKEFLVFLLLLSCVGIKVVSDYDNLLLLWIPIDYTWSIKVEVLAYIWQPLLMILLVRSLSDQGEKENSRPFRAYFSVLSLYSAVIVLGTAQWVYILAGTPFLVIIYFGPLLLFIFRISRMLIQNKHDAVFWLIAATSIFSNVIWSAIMEYQIIDIKYVFYPLDLIAALVSFSAYWFKRFFRNAEEKAKLTEQLKEADKLKDQFLAHTSHELRTPLHGIMNIAQTVVNNEKHAMGGRSTQDMELLITISRRMAHLLDDLLDVVRLQDKHIVLQKKPLHIQSVVSGIISMLTYMVEGKPVQLKMDIPESIPPILADEKRLVQILFNLVHNALKFTEEGSVIVSAEIVEGQVAIYVSDTGIGMDEHTKARIFLPYEQGAQATNDGGGIGLGLAICTQLVELHDSELRVDSEPGKGSVFSFWLPVVSTDEMKAAESQYVEQIDKNNQVMATNQIGQSEAPDILAFQQTAAHATVDRKANILAIDDDPVNLRVLDRMLSSSHYQITTCTSPRDALDLLFTEQWDLLIIDVMMPHMSGYELTQKVREHFSVSELPILLLTARSQSEDVYTGYLSGANDYVCKPVDGMELKYRVWSLTTLKQTVDERLRMEAAYLQAQIHPHFLFNTLSSIMALSDIDTEKMRKLGDAFTAFLHISFDFLNTGKQVALSHELELVQAYLYIEKERFGERIQIVWEVEPDIDLLIPPLTIQPLVENAINHGLFTRIEGGTLHIRIVRQKNATLFEVKDDGIGMEEATVRQILDLSKQERGGIGVSNTNRRLTQMYGKGLRITSKLGEGTTVSFVIPDRTQ
- a CDS encoding TetR family transcriptional regulator, giving the protein MAPKVSDEYKTKKKTELLQAAKRVFITKGYTRATMQDVMDEAGVSRGALYAYFDNLEHLYLELLQFEDQQDVQFFTPIAGETSWNQITKWVYKQQVEIENIEQTLSQANSEFFLSLKDQQKQQSYPYITTRYEKMVDVLIAFFAHGTATGEFKPQLPPEAIARYLISVIDGLMLDTAHLGAEKTKVPAQMEALLFSLRAMLGPVQ
- a CDS encoding GNAT family N-acetyltransferase, coding for MLFQSERIYLRKMTGEDVDVYHTWRNDVEVMWTTSPSMDVFTRDDTNGFVNQVILHASSSKSYMIVDSQTNRPIGITSLIQIDLKNRHAECIIDIGEKEYWGKGYGGEALKLLLDYAFLEMNLHRVSLRVFSFNEKAIKLYERLGFKQEGISRQFLFREGKWHDLVHMGILQQEYIS